In Halanaeroarchaeum sp. HSR-CO, one DNA window encodes the following:
- a CDS encoding sulfatase — MTEESTAPVDGVLLITVDSLRADAVGGENSHSPNIDALAESGTNVENAFASGNWTPFSFPSILGSKPVFAEGPDIGVASDSTLAETFDEHGAETAGFNAANGFLTSHWGYDRGFDSFETFTESDGSLYGRYLAAHPTVQGWVQLLSSPFRRAIGRLKGDDRPQFLDASRLIDVESRAVSFLESTDGPFFLWVHYMDTHTPYVPAPRHLRQVTNNKTSTLRMLRAHLRTGLGLEVNDSTLADLRSLYDATVHQVDASVGRLLDKLEAEGLRDETCVVVAGDHGEEFMDHGHLAHYPKLYDELTHVPLIIDHPAMDASDISAPTSLDTLPPTLLDAAGLPTEGFDGESILSAVRDGESTHGEPPVSVAVRGDSVTQQPIPKRIDEGDLLVSARSEEWTYIHHTDGESHELYDRIADTGEQENLWPDSRDEPGVAVLREAALDHVNRLEDGATSGNQPAAGETPDGVQKRLKALGYQ; from the coding sequence GTGACTGAAGAATCCACCGCCCCGGTCGACGGGGTCCTCCTCATCACCGTCGATTCGCTGCGAGCGGATGCTGTTGGTGGTGAGAACTCGCACTCGCCGAATATCGACGCACTCGCCGAGTCCGGGACGAACGTCGAGAACGCATTCGCGTCCGGTAACTGGACGCCGTTCTCGTTTCCGAGTATCCTCGGGTCGAAACCGGTCTTCGCCGAGGGACCGGACATCGGTGTCGCCTCGGATTCGACGCTCGCCGAGACGTTCGACGAACACGGTGCGGAGACGGCCGGGTTCAACGCCGCGAACGGTTTCTTGACCTCTCACTGGGGATACGATCGTGGATTCGATTCCTTCGAAACGTTCACCGAATCCGATGGCTCGCTCTACGGGCGGTACCTCGCTGCTCATCCGACAGTTCAGGGATGGGTGCAACTACTCTCGTCGCCATTTCGCCGGGCGATAGGCCGACTAAAGGGGGACGACCGACCGCAGTTCCTCGACGCATCGCGGCTGATCGACGTGGAATCGCGGGCGGTGTCGTTCCTCGAATCGACCGACGGGCCCTTTTTCCTCTGGGTGCACTACATGGACACCCATACACCGTACGTTCCTGCCCCCCGCCACCTTCGACAAGTGACAAACAACAAGACCAGCACCCTCCGTATGCTCCGGGCGCACCTCCGGACGGGACTCGGCCTGGAGGTAAACGACAGTACACTAGCCGACCTTCGGTCACTCTACGATGCCACCGTTCACCAGGTCGATGCGAGCGTCGGTCGACTGCTGGACAAACTCGAAGCGGAGGGACTTCGTGATGAGACGTGCGTCGTCGTCGCCGGCGATCACGGCGAGGAGTTCATGGACCACGGTCACCTCGCCCATTATCCCAAGCTCTACGACGAACTGACCCACGTTCCGTTGATCATCGACCATCCGGCGATGGACGCGAGCGACATATCGGCACCGACGTCCCTGGATACCCTTCCCCCGACGCTCCTCGACGCCGCCGGGCTTCCCACCGAAGGGTTCGACGGAGAGAGCATCCTCTCTGCTGTGCGTGACGGCGAATCGACCCACGGGGAGCCCCCGGTATCCGTCGCCGTCCGCGGTGATTCAGTGACCCAACAGCCGATCCCGAAACGGATCGACGAGGGAGACCTGCTCGTTTCGGCCCGGTCCGAGGAGTGGACCTACATCCATCACACCGATGGCGAGTCACACGAGCTCTACGACAGGATAGCCGATACCGGCGAACAGGAGAACCTGTGGCCGGATAGCCGAGACGAACCCGGTGTCGCGGTCCTTCGAGAGGCTGCCCTCGACCACGTCAATCGGCTCGAGGATGGGGCGACCAGCGGGAACCAGCCCGCTGCCGGCGAAACGCCCGATGGCGTACAGAAGCGTCTCAAGGCCCTCGGCTATCAGTGA